In a single window of the Brassica oleracea var. oleracea cultivar TO1000 unplaced genomic scaffold, BOL UnpScaffold00751, whole genome shotgun sequence genome:
- the LOC106319990 gene encoding uncharacterized protein LOC106319990: MTVLKRYVLRLFMSIKYITTNVVDKNNGRVVTTASTVEHAVKNSLECGRTCNAKAAAILGEVLAMRLKVEGHQDGQGRGIHADVKKEIEKKGFKSRTKVWAVINSVRNNGVTLILDDFNVDEDKYYRYRSDEGHQ, translated from the coding sequence ATGACGGTTCTCAAAAGGTACGTCCTAAGGCTGTTCATGTCGATCAAGTACATAACAACAAACGTAGTGGATAAAAACAACGGGAGAGTAGTAACAACAGCTTCAACGGTAGAGCACGCAGTCAAGAACTCACTAGAATGTGGTCGTACTTGCAATGCCAAAGCAGCTGCTATTCTAGGAGAGGTTTTGGCGATGAGGCTGAAAGTAGAAGGGCACCAAGATGGGCAAGGAAGAGGCATCCACGCCGATGTCAagaaagaaatcgaaaagaaagGGTTCAAGAGTCGAACCAAGGTATGGGCTGTTATTAACTCCGTAAGGAACAATGGTGTTACACTCATTCTTGATGATTTTAATGTTGATGAGGACAAATATTATCGTTATCGTTCTGATGAGGGCCATCAGTGA
- the LOC106319987 gene encoding uncharacterized protein LOC106319987: MVSDLLTRETREWNTDLVEKLMPELKEHVLKLRPSVLGKHDAYIWSLQQSGSYSVKSGYYSTFLSPNQSTERTRGDNNEGKWKKRRNLRKRGMLQNITCNHCGEPESVDHILFHCQYANEVWRYGPWNQSIDTTDATTFFEKLERSWNLTPLPPYGFTGNALPWICWAIWTSRNQRIFENRSQSPEETALKTIQALKAIQALKEWEIAQPPSLKIPKSLTTGQQHDPMVLDPSEIFCNTDASWSHTSKEVGLAWIFTNGSATEIFRGSIKQSVVSSPCMGEALAIREALLQAATNHYSIICIRTDSQVLAQAITSRRKTTELYGILSDIDELAFSSSSPFINCRFTYFSRANNGPADGLAKACLVA; the protein is encoded by the coding sequence ATGGTCTCAGACCTATTGACACGAGAAACAAGAGAGTGGAATACCGACCTTGTGGAGAAGCTCATGCCTGAACTAAAGGAGCACGTACTGAAGCTGCGACCTAGTGTCCTTGGTAAGCATGATGCATACATCTGGTCCCTGCAACAATCAGGATCTTACAGTGTTAAGTCGGGTTACTACTCCACCTTCCTATCACCCAATCAATCGACTGAAAGGACTCGGGGAGATAATAATGAAGGCAAATGGAAAAAACGGAGAAATTTGCGTAAAAGAGGGATGCTCCAAAACATCACCTGTAACCATTGTGGGGAACCAGAGAGTGTGGATCACATCCTCTTTCACTGCCAATACGCAAACGAGGTCTGGAGGTATGGACCGTGGAATCAATCCATCGATACAACTGATGCTACAACGTTCTTCGAAAAGCTTGAGAGATCTTGGAACCTAACTCCCCTCCCACCTTATGGATTCACGGGCAATGCTTTGCCGTGGATATGCTGGGCAATCTGGACCTCCAGGAACCAACGGATCTTCGAAAATAGATCCCAATCGCCAGAAGAAACAGCTCTAAAAACGATCCAGGCTCTAAAAGCGATCCAGGCCCTCAAGGAATGGGAGATTGCGCAACCCCCGAGCCTGAAAATCCCCAAATCATTGACTACTGGCCAGCAACACGATCCGATGGTCCTTGATCCCTCTGAAATCTTCTGTAACACTGACGCGTCCTGGAGTCACACCTCTAAAGAAGTAGGACTAGCTTGGATCTTCACAAATGGATCAGCAACAGAGATATTTCGCGGGTCGATCAAGCAAAGCGTAGTCTCATCGCCATGCATGGGCGAAGCTCTGGCGATCAGAGAGGCCTTACTCCAAGCAGCCACCAATCACTACTCCATTATCTGTATTCGAACAGACTCTCAAGTGCTTGCACAAGCTATCACCTCTCGACGGAAGACGACGGAACTCTACGGGATTCTATCAGATATCGACGAGCTCGCTTTCTCCTCTTCCTCCCCCTTTATCAATTGTCGTTTTACTTATTTTTCTAGGGCCAATAACGGGCCGGCTGATGGTCTTGCCAAGGCCTGTCTGGTAGCATAG